One Desulforhopalus sp. DNA segment encodes these proteins:
- a CDS encoding hydrogenase, with translation MDNFLQINNGQAIKRSSIPCLPFPRFAELLDAFVKNDGFIVQFFAHVEDGRNKLVAVVRNNQLYVAATEVGETFPSLTASSSSKFHMFEREIAEQYGITPVDHPWLKMVRYHANYRQAADVFGNDYRQDIPGNYQYFQVEGDSVHEVAVGPVHAGIIEPGHFRFQCAGEEVFSLEIQLGYQHRGIERMLTQVPMKRLSIICEGIAGDTSIGHNLCCCQALEALTGLAVDPGAQVVRCIALELERLANHIGDLGALSGDVAFNPPAAYFGRLRGEFLNLLQVLCGNRFGKSLVLPGGISQIMGEEQAKIIEDKLKELEPEISHVCDLLFSAHTVQARFENTGTVSTKMAEDLGLVGYSGRASGLPYDARVAFPTEAYGALHANRNEMVNGDVYSRASVRREEIMHSMHLIKSLVNRAGEVSAKRTMHEISLEPDSFVVTVNEAWRGEVSHCLLTDKGGRIERYKIKDPSFHNWTGLAMALRNQEISDFPLCNKSFNLSYCGFDL, from the coding sequence ATGGATAATTTCCTGCAGATCAATAACGGCCAAGCCATTAAACGCTCATCCATACCCTGCCTGCCCTTTCCTCGCTTTGCCGAATTGCTGGACGCCTTTGTCAAGAACGACGGTTTTATCGTCCAATTTTTTGCCCATGTTGAGGATGGCCGAAACAAGCTTGTGGCGGTTGTGCGCAATAATCAGCTCTATGTCGCAGCAACCGAGGTTGGGGAAACCTTTCCTTCGCTGACGGCTTCATCCAGCAGCAAATTCCATATGTTTGAGCGGGAGATCGCCGAACAATATGGTATCACCCCTGTTGATCACCCCTGGTTGAAGATGGTTCGTTATCATGCCAACTATCGCCAGGCGGCTGATGTCTTCGGCAACGACTATCGGCAAGATATCCCTGGTAATTACCAGTACTTTCAGGTTGAGGGCGATAGTGTACATGAGGTGGCTGTAGGGCCGGTGCATGCCGGAATTATCGAACCTGGACATTTTCGTTTTCAGTGTGCCGGTGAGGAGGTGTTTTCTCTCGAAATTCAGCTTGGCTATCAGCATCGCGGTATCGAGAGGATGCTCACCCAGGTGCCGATGAAGCGCCTGTCGATTATCTGTGAAGGGATTGCCGGCGATACCAGCATCGGCCATAACCTTTGTTGCTGCCAGGCCCTGGAGGCCTTGACTGGACTGGCTGTTGATCCGGGGGCGCAGGTTGTTCGCTGTATTGCTCTTGAACTTGAGCGTCTCGCCAACCATATCGGCGATCTCGGCGCCCTGAGCGGTGATGTCGCCTTCAATCCGCCGGCCGCCTATTTTGGACGCCTGCGCGGCGAGTTTCTCAATCTCCTGCAGGTGCTCTGCGGCAACAGATTCGGCAAAAGCCTGGTGCTACCCGGGGGAATTTCGCAGATCATGGGCGAAGAGCAGGCTAAAATTATCGAAGACAAGCTCAAGGAACTGGAGCCGGAGATAAGCCATGTCTGTGACCTGCTGTTCAGTGCCCACACGGTGCAGGCCCGGTTTGAAAATACCGGCACCGTCTCCACAAAGATGGCCGAGGATCTCGGGCTGGTCGGCTACAGCGGCCGGGCCTCCGGGCTTCCCTACGATGCCCGGGTGGCATTTCCAACCGAGGCCTATGGCGCGCTTCATGCCAACCGAAACGAAATGGTCAACGGCGATGTATACAGCCGGGCCTCGGTTCGCCGGGAAGAGATCATGCACTCCATGCACCTCATTAAATCCCTGGTAAACCGGGCTGGAGAGGTCTCTGCGAAAAGAACCATGCACGAAATTTCCCTTGAACCCGACTCCTTTGTGGTGACCGTTAACGAGGCCTGGCGCGGCGAGGTTTCCCATTGTCTCCTGACCGACAAGGGTGGCAGGATTGAACGGTATAAAATCAAAGACCCCTCCTTCCACAACTGGACCGGTCTTGCCATGGCCCTCAGGAACCAGGAGATCTCCGATTTTCCTCTGTGCAATAAAAGCTTCAATCTGTCCTATTGCGGCTTTGATCTTTGA
- a CDS encoding hydrogenase, whose protein sequence is MIDINNIIIVIILLSVLLSLASSRLVTLVKVMALQGVMVSLLPLLLQHHSRMGSGGLIFFQVMILIKGVLIPGLLYVALKRVVIKREVQPIIGYHASLFAGLIIILLSIFITERLHLALPKGHELLLTTAIATMSAGFFLMMCRRKAITQVIGYLMLENGIYLVGTALTKHVHTIYVVEFGVLLDLLVGVMIMGIILHNINHAFDGINTDQLNRLKE, encoded by the coding sequence ATGATAGATATAAATAACATAATCATAGTCATCATCTTGCTGTCGGTGCTGTTGTCCCTCGCCTCAAGCCGGCTGGTTACCCTGGTGAAGGTCATGGCCCTGCAGGGGGTAATGGTGTCGCTGCTGCCCCTTCTCCTGCAGCATCATAGTCGTATGGGGAGCGGTGGTTTGATCTTTTTTCAGGTGATGATCCTCATCAAGGGCGTACTCATTCCCGGACTTCTCTATGTTGCTCTGAAACGCGTGGTTATTAAAAGAGAAGTCCAGCCGATTATCGGTTACCACGCCTCTCTTTTTGCCGGGTTGATTATTATTCTGCTTTCGATATTTATCACCGAAAGATTGCATCTCGCCCTGCCGAAAGGCCACGAGTTGCTACTGACGACGGCGATTGCCACCATGTCGGCGGGATTTTTCCTGATGATGTGCAGAAGAAAGGCAATCACCCAGGTCATTGGCTATTTGATGCTGGAAAACGGCATTTATCTGGTCGGTACCGCCCTCACCAAACATGTTCATACCATTTATGTCGTGGAATTCGGCGTACTGCTCGACCTCTTGGTAGGGGTCATGATCATGGGCATTATTTTACACAATATCAATCACGCCTTCGATGGTATCAATACCGATCAGCTTAATCGCTTAAAGGAATGA
- a CDS encoding proton-conducting transporter membrane subunit: MLELIFLLPISTGLAALFVPAIFGRWMLLVAALFHLQLMIMAWLDKLPVYTEGFFSAEPIGLLVLLLTSFIFFCISVYAICYVREAEMENEHVFHGCMLLFLGTMSMVSLADHPIVLWIAIEATTLLSAPLIYLHHSREALEATWKYIIICSVGIALALLGCFFITLSIDIAEIDVPLTFTSLNRVAAQLDPLWLKAGFIFIIIGFGTKMGLAPMHTWLPDAHSQAPSPASALLSGALLNCAFLGIYKAHTLMYLAGLGEFSSHLLIGFGLTSMLVAGIFMVRQGDYKRMLAYSSIENMGIIAFGVGIGGIAIYGAILHMIHHSLIKSSLFLSAGNIMLGFKTKLVGRIGNLVKFLPKTFVSFFAGFVGISGLPPFGLFVSELIILIGAIKSGHPVCAAIFIFCLILVVAGAAQIVTDMSFAKNIAEIHGVEKFLRVLPPYVLLGASILLTVWIPDEIYTTILNTIKIIGGTIHG, from the coding sequence ATGCTCGAACTGATCTTTTTACTCCCGATATCCACCGGTCTTGCTGCCCTTTTTGTGCCGGCCATATTTGGGCGATGGATGCTCCTGGTTGCAGCACTCTTTCATCTCCAATTGATGATCATGGCTTGGCTTGACAAGCTGCCGGTTTATACCGAGGGGTTCTTTTCCGCCGAGCCGATCGGTCTTCTGGTGCTCCTGCTCACCTCCTTTATCTTTTTTTGCATCTCGGTGTATGCGATCTGTTACGTGCGCGAAGCGGAGATGGAAAACGAACATGTTTTCCATGGTTGTATGCTGCTTTTCCTCGGCACCATGAGCATGGTAAGCCTTGCCGATCATCCCATCGTTTTGTGGATTGCCATAGAGGCAACGACCCTGCTCAGCGCGCCGCTCATTTATCTGCATCACTCACGGGAGGCTCTGGAGGCGACCTGGAAGTATATCATCATCTGCTCGGTGGGCATTGCCCTGGCGCTGCTCGGCTGTTTTTTCATCACCCTGTCCATCGATATTGCCGAGATCGATGTGCCATTAACCTTCACCTCCCTGAACCGGGTGGCCGCCCAACTTGACCCGTTGTGGCTGAAGGCGGGATTTATCTTTATAATCATCGGCTTTGGCACCAAGATGGGACTTGCCCCGATGCATACCTGGCTTCCAGACGCCCACAGTCAGGCCCCCAGCCCGGCTTCCGCCCTGCTGTCCGGGGCACTTCTCAACTGCGCCTTTCTTGGGATCTATAAGGCCCATACCCTGATGTATCTGGCCGGACTCGGGGAATTTTCCAGCCATCTCTTGATCGGTTTCGGTTTAACTTCGATGCTGGTGGCCGGGATTTTTATGGTCAGACAGGGGGATTACAAGCGGATGCTCGCCTATTCGAGCATTGAGAACATGGGTATCATCGCCTTTGGCGTAGGGATCGGCGGTATAGCGATATACGGCGCCATTCTCCATATGATCCACCATTCGCTGATTAAATCGTCGTTGTTTCTCTCTGCCGGCAACATCATGCTCGGTTTTAAGACCAAGCTGGTTGGTCGCATCGGCAATCTGGTAAAATTTCTACCAAAGACCTTCGTGTCGTTTTTTGCCGGATTTGTCGGCATCTCCGGTCTGCCGCCCTTCGGCCTCTTCGTCAGTGAACTGATCATCCTTATCGGAGCGATAAAAAGTGGTCATCCGGTTTGCGCCGCCATCTTCATTTTTTGCCTGATCCTGGTCGTGGCCGGCGCTGCTCAAATCGTCACCGATATGTCTTTTGCAAAAAATATCGCCGAGATACACGGTGTAGAAAAATTCCTTCGGGTCCTTCCTCCCTACGTTCTGCTGGGTGCCTCGATTCTTCTCACTGTGTGGATCCCCGACGAGATATATACGACAATCCTCAATACCATTAAAATAATTGGCGGAACAATCCATGGATAA
- a CDS encoding hydrogenase has product MLKIIRNRYEQGCKTSNYPQEPIALYKRFRGLPKINGDCDPATVGQCAAICPQDAILCEERKIDLGKCTFCGRCENVGDGAFVTFSQDFAMGTSSREALLCDGTLPALAEHAKKHFKKLFGRSLQLRQVSAGGCNSCEADTNVLNTPFFDLSRFGIDFVASPRHADGIHVTGPVSKNMKAALIATYEAVPAPKVVIASGACSISGGPFYGSPEIIGDLGSIVPVDLYIPGCPPHPLTTLHALLNFFK; this is encoded by the coding sequence ATGCTTAAAATTATCAGAAACCGCTACGAGCAGGGTTGCAAGACCAGTAATTATCCGCAGGAGCCGATCGCCCTGTATAAACGCTTTCGGGGGCTGCCGAAGATAAACGGCGACTGCGACCCGGCCACGGTTGGGCAGTGCGCCGCAATCTGCCCGCAGGATGCTATTCTTTGCGAGGAGCGGAAGATTGATCTTGGCAAATGCACTTTTTGCGGCCGTTGCGAAAATGTCGGCGACGGGGCCTTCGTGACCTTCAGTCAGGATTTTGCCATGGGGACAAGCAGCCGTGAGGCCTTGCTCTGCGATGGGACCCTTCCCGCCTTGGCGGAGCACGCAAAAAAGCATTTCAAAAAGCTCTTCGGCAGGTCTCTGCAATTACGCCAGGTGTCGGCGGGCGGCTGCAATTCCTGCGAAGCGGATACCAACGTCCTCAATACCCCGTTTTTCGACCTTTCCCGTTTCGGTATCGATTTCGTTGCCTCTCCCCGCCATGCCGACGGCATCCACGTTACCGGGCCGGTGTCGAAAAACATGAAGGCGGCATTGATCGCCACCTATGAGGCGGTTCCGGCACCGAAGGTGGTCATCGCCAGCGGTGCCTGCTCAATATCCGGTGGGCCGTTTTATGGCAGCCCGGAGATTATTGGCGACCTCGGGAGTATCGTTCCAGTGGATCTCTACATCCCCGGGTGTCCGCCGCATCCCCTTACCACTCTCCACGCCCTGCTGAATTTTTTCAAATAA
- a CDS encoding proton-conducting transporter membrane subunit, with the protein MNTFLVALAIIVVGGLLPLATYRNMAIAKGLYLGTTLFGCIFGLISLFSASANLHGLTWAWSWLHCFTLVFSCDSLSFFFLIPIFLICPLAAIYGFAYFDKTENSLRTAISFFCTNMLIVAMALVTVAANILSFALVWEMMSLSSYILVMYDYEKPETRTAGYLYFLFAQAGALLIFAAFGVAYSQTGELEFSKLALLPAEVKLIVFFLAFLGFGSKAGVFPLHVWLPHAHPAAPSHISAIMSGVMIKMGIYGILRMYAALATSDLRIGEAVLVFGMISGVLGVLYALGTHNLKKLLAYHSVENIGIILMGAGLGMIGVAKGNVTMAGFGFAGCLLHVLNHSIFKSLLFFGAGAVIKKAGTSHVDHLGGLMKRMPITGRTFLVGSVSISGLPPFNGFVSEFLVYFAAFQGLKYTHSTLLLAILAIISLAAIGGLASFCFTKVVGIVFLGEPRSQHAAEAREGGRLLTLPMTILAALCLAIGIFPQSFMDLAFAGLADMVRIGRVDAAIVESIGINLALASRLFLLIFVVVLTFRRLLYRNKVITKGPTWGCGFTQGTTRIQYTGSSFARSVVNFFRPFVIVRESKVLLEKIFPGKTEYFTRIEDIADIAMHRGLATPLLVLLGKFRWIQHGNVQLYIGYIIIAISVLLLASFF; encoded by the coding sequence ATGAATACTTTTCTTGTCGCCCTGGCCATAATAGTGGTTGGAGGTCTTTTGCCCCTTGCCACCTATCGAAATATGGCGATTGCCAAAGGGCTCTATTTGGGAACCACCTTGTTCGGTTGCATTTTTGGCCTTATCTCCCTCTTCTCCGCCTCGGCAAATCTCCACGGTTTGACCTGGGCGTGGTCGTGGCTGCATTGCTTTACTTTAGTCTTTTCCTGCGATTCGCTGAGTTTTTTCTTTTTGATACCGATATTTTTGATCTGTCCTCTGGCGGCTATCTATGGATTTGCCTATTTCGATAAGACCGAAAACTCGTTGAGGACCGCCATCAGTTTTTTTTGCACGAATATGCTCATCGTCGCCATGGCCCTGGTGACGGTTGCCGCCAATATCCTCAGCTTTGCCCTGGTCTGGGAGATGATGTCGCTGTCCTCCTATATACTTGTTATGTACGACTACGAAAAGCCGGAAACGAGAACCGCCGGCTATCTGTATTTTCTCTTTGCCCAGGCCGGTGCCCTGCTGATATTTGCTGCCTTTGGCGTGGCGTACAGCCAAACCGGTGAGCTGGAATTTTCAAAGCTTGCGTTGCTTCCGGCAGAGGTGAAGCTGATTGTCTTTTTCCTGGCATTTCTTGGCTTTGGTTCGAAGGCCGGTGTCTTTCCCCTGCATGTTTGGCTGCCCCATGCCCATCCGGCGGCACCCAGCCATATCTCGGCAATTATGTCCGGAGTCATGATCAAAATGGGGATATACGGCATACTCAGGATGTACGCAGCCCTTGCCACCAGTGATCTGCGCATCGGTGAGGCAGTGTTGGTCTTTGGCATGATCTCCGGGGTGTTGGGGGTACTGTACGCCTTGGGGACGCATAATTTGAAGAAGTTGCTCGCCTATCATAGCGTTGAAAATATAGGTATTATTCTCATGGGTGCGGGCCTCGGTATGATTGGGGTGGCAAAGGGCAATGTCACCATGGCCGGTTTCGGTTTTGCCGGTTGCCTGCTCCATGTCCTCAACCATTCGATCTTTAAATCGTTGTTGTTTTTTGGGGCCGGCGCGGTCATCAAGAAGGCCGGGACCAGCCATGTCGACCATCTCGGCGGCCTGATGAAGAGGATGCCCATCACCGGGAGGACCTTTCTGGTGGGTTCGGTATCGATTTCCGGACTTCCGCCATTTAACGGCTTTGTCAGTGAGTTTCTGGTCTATTTTGCCGCCTTTCAGGGGTTGAAATATACCCATTCGACACTGCTCCTGGCCATTTTGGCAATTATTTCGCTGGCAGCCATTGGCGGTTTGGCGTCTTTTTGCTTTACCAAGGTAGTGGGCATCGTTTTCCTCGGTGAGCCTCGCAGTCAACATGCGGCGGAGGCGAGGGAGGGTGGTCGCCTGCTGACTTTGCCCATGACCATTCTGGCGGCCCTGTGCCTGGCCATTGGCATCTTTCCCCAGAGCTTTATGGACTTAGCCTTTGCCGGTCTTGCCGACATGGTCAGGATCGGCCGAGTTGATGCCGCGATCGTTGAGTCCATAGGAATAAATCTTGCGCTTGCCTCCCGTCTTTTCCTCCTGATCTTTGTTGTCGTTCTTACGTTCAGAAGGCTTCTGTACCGCAACAAGGTGATCACCAAGGGGCCTACCTGGGGGTGTGGATTCACTCAAGGAACAACCAGAATCCAGTACACAGGTTCCTCCTTTGCCCGCAGCGTGGTCAATTTTTTTAGGCCCTTTGTCATCGTCAGAGAGAGCAAGGTATTACTTGAAAAGATCTTCCCGGGGAAAACCGAATACTTTACCCGGATCGAAGATATCGCTGATATCGCCATGCACCGGGGGCTTGCCACGCCGCTTCTGGTCCTGCTCGGCAAGTTTCGCTGGATACAGCACGGCAATGTGCAGCTGTATATAGGTTATATCATCATAGCGATCAGTGTCCTGCTGTTGGCCTCGTTCTTCTAA
- a CDS encoding NADH-quinone oxidoreductase subunit H, with protein MESLLTIALALLLAPLFPGIILKVKAAFAGKKGPPLFIKYYTLSKLLRKGSVYSTSTTFVFKLGPIVSCAGAMMILLFFPLGGMSPILCFHGDVIVLFYILGLGRFFTIAAALDTASPFQGMGAAREAFFGTLAEASIFAILILFYRMTGALSFAEYFTGATPISLAGPAGALLLLVIVSLFMVLLIENSRVPVDDPATHLELTMIHEVMILDHSGPDLALIELGSFYKLLFYSAFIFLIVCPLKATWGLANVPLFFGGICLVYVAIGLVESGMARLKMNLVPKFVLTSLILVFFAAILTMEFVK; from the coding sequence ATGGAATCGTTGCTCACAATAGCTCTGGCGCTGCTGCTGGCACCGCTCTTTCCGGGCATTATTCTCAAGGTGAAGGCCGCCTTTGCCGGCAAGAAGGGGCCGCCACTGTTCATTAAATACTACACCTTGTCGAAGCTTCTACGAAAAGGCTCGGTATACAGCACCAGCACGACCTTCGTCTTCAAGCTTGGGCCGATTGTTTCCTGTGCCGGGGCAATGATGATTCTGCTGTTTTTTCCCTTGGGCGGAATGTCGCCGATTCTCTGTTTTCATGGCGATGTTATAGTCCTTTTTTATATTCTCGGCCTTGGACGGTTTTTCACTATCGCCGCAGCCCTGGATACCGCCTCGCCATTTCAGGGGATGGGGGCTGCCCGGGAGGCATTCTTTGGGACCCTTGCCGAGGCCTCGATTTTTGCCATCCTCATTCTTTTTTATCGGATGACCGGGGCGCTCAGTTTTGCCGAGTATTTCACCGGGGCAACACCAATCAGCCTGGCCGGTCCGGCGGGGGCCCTGTTGCTCCTGGTCATTGTCTCGCTGTTTATGGTGCTGCTCATCGAGAATTCGCGGGTGCCGGTCGATGATCCGGCGACCCATCTGGAACTGACAATGATCCACGAGGTGATGATTCTTGATCACAGCGGTCCCGACCTGGCCCTTATCGAACTCGGCTCCTTTTATAAACTGCTCTTTTACTCGGCCTTTATCTTTCTCATTGTTTGTCCGCTCAAGGCAACCTGGGGATTGGCCAATGTGCCGTTGTTCTTTGGGGGAATCTGCCTGGTGTATGTGGCGATTGGCCTGGTCGAATCGGGAATGGCAAGGCTGAAGATGAACCTTGTGCCGAAATTCGTCCTGACCTCTCTGATCCTGGTGTTTTTCGCGGCAATCCTCACCATGGAGTTCGTTAAATGA